The Geobacter metallireducens GS-15 region CGGGAGGGGAAAATACTCTAAAATTCCCGAATTATTTTATAAAGCGTCGTTCTCTGGGCAGGCCTGAAGCCGGCTTCGCGGATCAGTTCCACCATCTCATCGAGGCTCATGCGGAAGGTGCAGCCGGCTGCGGCCACCACATTCTCCTCCAGCATGGTCCCCCCCAGGTCGTTGGCGCCGAAGAAGAGGGCCACCTGGGCCATCTGGCCCCCCTGGGTCACCCAGCTGGCCTGGATATTCGGCACGTTATGGAGGACGATCCGGGAAAGGGCCAGGACCTTCAGGTACTCGACCCCGGTGGCGCTCCCACCCCCCAGCTCGGTGTTCCCGGGCTGGTAGGTCCAGGGGATGAAGGCGGTGAAGGAGCCCCCGGCGGCCTGAAGCTCCCGGACCCGGAAGAGGTGCTCCGCGATATCCTCGGGTTTCTCGGTGCTGCCGAACATCATGGTGGCCGTGGTGGCCATCCCCTGCCGGGCCGCCTCCCCCATCACCGCGGCCCACCCCTCCCAGCCGATCTTCTTGGGGGAGATCTCCTTGCGAACCCGGTCCACGAGGATCTCGGCCCCGCCGCCGGGGATGGAGTCGAGCCCCGCCTCCCGCAGTCGCCTGACCGTCTCCGGAATGGTGAGCTTCGAGACCGTGGCGATCTGGGTAATCTCCGCCGGAGAGAGGGAGTGGTTCTGGACCTGGGGGAAACGCTCCTTTATCTCCCGAAAGAGCCGCTCAAACCACTCGATCCCCAGATGGGGGTGGAGCCCCCCCTGCATGAGGAGTTGGGTCCCGCCGTGCTCCACCAGCTCGGCGATCTTGGCGTAGATGGCCTCCTCGGCCAGGAGGTAGGCGTCGGGGGCACCCTCCTCCCGGTAGAAGGCGCAGAATTTACACCTGGACTCGCAGACGTTGGTGTAGTTCACGTTGCGGTCCACCACGAAGGTGACCACCTCTTCCGGGTGGAGGCGCCGGCGGATGCCGTCGGCCAGGCGCCCCAGGGTGAGGAGGTCGGCCCTGGTCAGGAGATGTAAGGCCTCGGCCCGGTCGACGGCCTCCCCTTGCTCGATTTTTTCGATCACGGTATCCATGGTCAGTACACCCTCAGCTCGTTATAGAGCGTATCCCGCTCCACCGGCACCCGCCCTGCCGTGCGGATCAGCGTGACGATCTCGTCGCGCCCCATGGTCTGGGGGGTGGCGGCGCCGGCGTCGTGACCGATCTTCTCCTCCACCACGGTGCCGTCCAGGTCGTTCACCCCGAAGGAGAGGGCCACCTGGGCCGTCTTCAGCCCGAGCATCACCCAGTAGGCCTTGATGTTGGCGAAGTTGTCCAGGTAGATGCGGCCGACCGCCAAGGTTTTCAGGGCGTCGACCCCGCCGGGGCCGGGGCGCTTCAGGTGCCCCAGGGGGTTGTTCTCCATCTGGAAGGCCAGGGGGATGAAGACCTGGAACCCTCCGGTCCGGTCCTGGAGCTCCCGCAGCCGGCGCATGTGATCGACCCGGTCGGCGTAGCTCTCGATGTGACCGAAGAGCATGGTGGCGTTGGACTTCAAGCCCGCCCGGTGGACCTCCTCCATGACCGCCAGCCACCGCTCGCCGCTGATCTTCTCGGGGCAGAGCCGGCTGCGCACGTCAGGGGCGAAGATCTCGGCCCCGCCGCCGGGCAGCGACCCGAGCCCGGCCCCCTTCAGCTCCGCCAGGGTCTCGGCC contains the following coding sequences:
- the mqnC gene encoding cyclic dehypoxanthinyl futalosine synthase is translated as MDTVIEKIEQGEAVDRAEALHLLTRADLLTLGRLADGIRRRLHPEEVVTFVVDRNVNYTNVCESRCKFCAFYREEGAPDAYLLAEEAIYAKIAELVEHGGTQLLMQGGLHPHLGIEWFERLFREIKERFPQVQNHSLSPAEITQIATVSKLTIPETVRRLREAGLDSIPGGGAEILVDRVRKEISPKKIGWEGWAAVMGEAARQGMATTATMMFGSTEKPEDIAEHLFRVRELQAAGGSFTAFIPWTYQPGNTELGGGSATGVEYLKVLALSRIVLHNVPNIQASWVTQGGQMAQVALFFGANDLGGTMLEENVVAAAGCTFRMSLDEMVELIREAGFRPAQRTTLYKIIREF
- the mqnE gene encoding aminofutalosine synthase MqnE, with protein sequence MTSLSSISEKVHAGERITDEEALFLFECRDLIAVGELAATANRRRNGDRVFFNVNRHINHTNICVNRCSFCAFYRTADQPGAYLYDLEEIRNRALEAHAQGATEIHIVGGLHPDLPFDFYLEMLRTVKSVSPELHLKAFTAVEIEYLSKLAGLSVAETLAELKGAGLGSLPGGGAEIFAPDVRSRLCPEKISGERWLAVMEEVHRAGLKSNATMLFGHIESYADRVDHMRRLRELQDRTGGFQVFIPLAFQMENNPLGHLKRPGPGGVDALKTLAVGRIYLDNFANIKAYWVMLGLKTAQVALSFGVNDLDGTVVEEKIGHDAGAATPQTMGRDEIVTLIRTAGRVPVERDTLYNELRVY